A genomic stretch from Leptotrichia sp. HSP-536 includes:
- a CDS encoding phosphatidate cytidylyltransferase, with the protein MIEILKKNLRKSANFIGSLSFGALFLKNGIRFGKLEIFLYFLAMLGICFFIYKSLKAGFENSIIEVLFLIFIYLIKIDPKLKSFLNGAFLFISITLILNRVKDAGKNKDLVTAVLYVLIAVVIGILYFYYPTSLRDMRDVYKINSSMWFLFGLICLIGNI; encoded by the coding sequence ATGATTGAAATACTAAAGAAAAATTTAAGAAAATCTGCAAATTTTATAGGTTCATTATCTTTTGGAGCGTTATTTTTAAAAAACGGAATTCGATTTGGTAAGCTTGAGATATTTTTATACTTTTTAGCTATGTTAGGAATTTGTTTTTTTATTTATAAATCTTTAAAAGCAGGATTTGAAAATTCGATTATAGAAGTCTTATTTTTAATTTTTATTTATCTAATAAAAATTGATCCTAAGTTAAAGTCGTTTTTAAATGGAGCCTTTTTATTTATTTCAATCACCTTAATCCTTAACAGAGTAAAAGACGCAGGGAAAAATAAAGATCTTGTAACAGCGGTCTTATATGTACTTATTGCAGTAGTCATAGGGATATTATACTTCTATTATCCGACATCTTTAAGGGATATGAGAGATGTATACAAAATAAATAGCAGTATGTGGTTCTTATTTGGATTAATATGTTTAATTGGTAATATTTAA
- the dnaK gene encoding molecular chaperone DnaK translates to MSKIIGIDLGTTNSCVAVMEGGNFSIIPNSDGGRTTPSVVNIKDNGEIIVGEIAKRQAITNPDSTVISIKTHMGSDYKVDINGKSYTPQEISAMILKKLKKDAEAYLGEDVKEAVITVPAYFTDAQRQATKDAGEIAGLKVQRIINEPTAAALSYGLDKKKEEKVLVFDLGGGTFDVSVLEIGDGVVEVISTSGNNHLGGDNFDQKIIDWLADEFKKETGIDLRNDKMAIQRLKDAAEDAKKKLSTTLETQISLPFITMDATGPKHLEKKLTRAAFDELTKDLVEATKGPVKQALEDADLSPSDIDEVLLVGGSTRIPAVQEWVKSFLGKEPNKSINPDEVVAAGAAIQGGVLMGDVKDVLLLDVTPLSLGIETAGGVFTKMIERNTTIPVKKSQVFSTYADNQTAVTIVVLQGERARAADNHKLGDFNLEGIPAAPRGIPQIEVTFDIDANGIVHVSAKDLGTGKENTVTISGSSNLSKDDIEKMKRDAEANEAEDAKFKELVEARNQADQLVISTEKTIKENEDKLQGTEKEDIEKAIEELKKVKDGDDLDAIRKGIEDLSKAAQGFATRMYQEAAQAHQAQGGEAAGENNNSSADDVEDAEVVD, encoded by the coding sequence AGTTATGGAAGGTGGAAACTTTTCGATTATACCAAATTCTGATGGTGGAAGAACTACTCCGTCAGTAGTAAATATCAAGGATAATGGAGAAATTATTGTAGGGGAAATTGCAAAAAGACAGGCTATTACAAATCCTGATTCAACTGTAATTTCGATTAAAACTCACATGGGAAGCGACTATAAAGTTGATATTAACGGAAAAAGCTATACACCACAAGAAATTTCAGCAATGATTCTTAAAAAATTGAAAAAAGATGCTGAGGCTTACTTAGGTGAAGATGTAAAAGAAGCTGTAATTACAGTGCCTGCATATTTTACAGATGCACAAAGACAAGCAACAAAAGATGCTGGGGAAATTGCTGGACTTAAAGTTCAAAGAATTATAAATGAGCCAACAGCGGCTGCATTATCTTATGGATTAGATAAGAAAAAAGAAGAAAAAGTATTAGTATTTGACTTGGGTGGAGGTACATTTGACGTATCTGTACTTGAAATTGGAGATGGAGTTGTGGAAGTTATTTCAACTTCTGGAAATAACCACTTAGGTGGAGATAATTTTGACCAAAAAATTATTGACTGGTTAGCTGATGAATTTAAAAAAGAAACTGGAATTGACTTGAGAAATGATAAAATGGCAATCCAAAGATTGAAAGATGCGGCAGAAGACGCTAAGAAAAAATTGTCAACTACACTAGAAACACAAATTTCATTACCATTTATTACAATGGATGCAACAGGGCCTAAACATTTGGAGAAAAAATTGACTCGTGCGGCATTTGATGAATTAACAAAAGACTTGGTAGAAGCAACTAAAGGGCCAGTAAAACAAGCGTTGGAAGATGCTGATTTAAGCCCTAGCGATATTGATGAAGTATTATTAGTTGGAGGTTCTACAAGAATTCCAGCGGTTCAAGAATGGGTAAAATCTTTCTTAGGAAAAGAACCTAACAAATCAATCAACCCTGATGAAGTAGTTGCGGCAGGAGCGGCAATTCAAGGTGGAGTATTGATGGGAGACGTAAAAGATGTATTGTTATTAGATGTAACTCCATTATCATTAGGAATTGAAACAGCAGGTGGAGTATTTACAAAGATGATTGAAAGAAATACTACAATTCCAGTAAAGAAATCTCAGGTGTTCTCAACATATGCTGATAATCAGACAGCTGTTACAATAGTTGTATTACAAGGTGAAAGAGCAAGAGCTGCAGATAACCATAAATTAGGTGATTTCAACTTGGAAGGAATTCCAGCTGCACCAAGAGGAATCCCTCAAATCGAAGTAACATTCGACATTGACGCAAACGGAATTGTACACGTTTCAGCAAAAGACTTAGGAACTGGAAAAGAAAATACAGTAACAATTTCTGGAAGTTCTAACCTGTCTAAAGATGACATTGAAAAAATGAAACGTGATGCAGAAGCAAACGAAGCAGAAGATGCTAAATTTAAAGAATTAGTAGAAGCTAGAAACCAGGCGGATCAATTGGTAATTTCTACTGAAAAAACTATAAAAGAAAACGAAGATAAACTTCAAGGAACTGAAAAAGAAGACATCGAAAAAGCAATCGAAGAATTGAAAAAAGTAAAAGACGGAGATGACTTGGATGCAATCAGAAAAGGAATTGAAGACTTATCAAAAGCAGCACAAGGATTTGCAACAAGAATGTACCAAGAAGCAGCTCAAGCTCACCAAGCACAAGGTGGAGAAGCAGCTGGAGAAAATAATAACTCTAGTGCTGACGACGTGGAAGATGCGGAAGTTGTGGATTAA
- a CDS encoding aldose 1-epimerase family protein, producing MESTINTLKYGNVEIAVADRGAELRSYKLDGEEFMWDRKPEFWAASSPVLFPFVGTIKNGAYSYDGKKYEISTRHGFARTEDFELVEKTENSLKFRFSSNKETLEKYPFEFELFITYTITGNTLEIGYNVVNKNNSDMYFSLGTHPAFALDVNDDIKLGDYYLEFEKNETSQKYKLNEKGLVLDEKADCLNNENKLQITETVFNDDAIIFKNLKSEKVTIKNSKNSKALTVEYKGFPYIAFWSKSKAPFVCIEPWFGISDFENTNGKLKDKNGIQKLGENKKFFAKLVIKGEK from the coding sequence ATGGAAAGTACAATAAATACTTTAAAATATGGAAATGTTGAAATTGCAGTTGCGGATAGAGGAGCGGAATTACGAAGTTATAAGTTGGATGGAGAAGAGTTTATGTGGGACAGAAAGCCTGAGTTTTGGGCTGCCAGCTCGCCTGTGCTGTTTCCGTTTGTTGGGACTATAAAAAATGGGGCTTATAGCTATGATGGAAAAAAATATGAGATTTCTACACGGCATGGGTTTGCTCGGACTGAGGATTTTGAACTAGTTGAGAAAACTGAAAATTCTTTGAAGTTTAGATTTTCTTCAAATAAGGAAACTTTGGAGAAGTATCCGTTTGAGTTTGAATTGTTTATAACTTATACAATTACTGGAAATACTTTAGAAATCGGGTATAATGTTGTGAATAAGAATAATTCTGATATGTATTTTTCACTTGGAACACATCCTGCATTTGCACTTGATGTAAATGATGACATAAAATTGGGTGATTATTATTTGGAATTTGAGAAAAATGAAACTTCGCAGAAATATAAATTGAATGAAAAAGGGTTAGTTTTAGATGAAAAGGCTGATTGCTTGAATAATGAGAATAAATTGCAGATTACTGAAACAGTGTTTAATGATGATGCGATAATTTTTAAGAACTTAAAATCAGAGAAGGTGACTATAAAAAATAGTAAAAATTCAAAAGCATTAACTGTTGAATATAAAGGATTCCCTTATATTGCGTTTTGGAGCAAATCTAAAGCACCATTTGTGTGTATAGAGCCTTGGTTTGGAATTTCGGATTTCGAGAATACAAATGGGAAATTAAAAGATAAGAATGGAATTCAAAAATTAGGAGAAAATAAGAAATTTTTTGCAAAATTAGTTATCAAAGGAGAAAAGTAA
- a CDS encoding NAD(P)H-dependent oxidoreductase, whose translation MKTLVILVHPDMENSRINKSWKEELEKYPDKITIHELYKEYPDWNIDIKKEQELILKHDNIIFEFPLYWYSSPPILKKWLDDVLSFNWAYGNEYRLKGKNIGFAVSVGGPETEYSKTGYVKFSMNEILIPFEATVEYIKANLISHYILFDATESLSKEKLLESTKNYIKHIFSIK comes from the coding sequence ATGAAAACTTTAGTTATTTTGGTACACCCAGATATGGAAAATTCAAGAATTAACAAAAGCTGGAAAGAAGAGCTGGAAAAATATCCCGATAAAATTACAATTCACGAACTTTACAAGGAATATCCAGACTGGAATATAGACATTAAAAAGGAACAGGAATTGATTTTAAAACACGATAATATAATTTTTGAATTCCCGCTTTACTGGTACAGCAGCCCACCGATATTAAAGAAATGGCTTGACGATGTTCTTTCATTCAACTGGGCTTATGGAAATGAATATAGACTTAAAGGAAAAAATATAGGATTTGCCGTGTCTGTAGGAGGTCCAGAAACCGAATATTCAAAAACAGGTTATGTCAAATTTTCAATGAATGAAATTTTAATTCCATTTGAAGCTACAGTTGAATATATTAAGGCAAACTTGATTTCACATTATATTCTTTTTGATGCTACAGAGAGCTTAAGTAAAGAAAAGCTTCTGGAAAGCACAAAAAATTATATTAAACATATTTTTAGCATTAAATAA
- the dnaJ gene encoding molecular chaperone DnaJ has product MAKKDYYEVLGVPKNASEQDIKKAYRSMAKKYHPDRNKDNPEAEAKFKEVQEANEVLSDPQKRAAYDQYGHAAFENRGAGAGGFGGQGFGGFRSTGGAGFEDFGDIFESFGSFFGGRSRSQGPRVHQGADLRYNLKLTLEEVAFGTEKEIKYKREGQCKTCHGSGAEPGHHMKTCDKCNGSGSIRLQQRTIFGVQNIIQECDKCHGTGKIPEKECHSCHGTGLEKETYTRKVRFPSGVETGQRLVVREGGNAGANGGIFGDLYVYVTIEKHDIFERISEYDIHCEVPLKMTTAILGGEVEVPTLSGKKKIVIPEGTQNGKIFRLRNEGIKYNRSENRGDEIVEIKVEIPTNLTEKQKEILKEFDGALDNRKNYKKAHSFKDKIKRFFSKFEN; this is encoded by the coding sequence ATGGCAAAAAAAGATTATTATGAAGTGCTTGGTGTACCCAAAAACGCTTCGGAACAGGATATAAAAAAAGCGTATAGGAGTATGGCAAAAAAATATCATCCAGATAGAAACAAGGACAATCCTGAAGCTGAAGCCAAATTTAAGGAAGTACAAGAAGCAAATGAAGTATTAAGCGATCCGCAAAAAAGAGCAGCTTATGATCAATATGGACATGCGGCATTTGAAAATAGGGGAGCTGGAGCAGGTGGTTTTGGTGGACAAGGCTTTGGAGGCTTTAGAAGTACTGGCGGAGCTGGTTTTGAGGATTTTGGAGATATTTTTGAAAGTTTTGGAAGTTTTTTTGGTGGAAGAAGTCGTAGTCAAGGGCCAAGAGTACATCAGGGAGCTGATTTAAGATATAATCTAAAATTAACTCTTGAAGAAGTAGCTTTTGGTACGGAAAAAGAAATAAAATATAAACGAGAAGGACAATGTAAAACTTGTCATGGAAGTGGTGCTGAACCAGGGCATCATATGAAAACTTGTGATAAATGTAATGGTTCAGGAAGCATAAGACTTCAGCAAAGAACAATTTTTGGAGTGCAAAATATAATTCAGGAATGTGATAAATGTCACGGAACTGGAAAAATACCTGAAAAAGAATGTCACAGCTGTCACGGAACAGGTCTTGAAAAAGAAACATATACAAGAAAAGTGAGATTCCCATCAGGTGTTGAAACTGGTCAGAGATTAGTAGTAAGGGAAGGTGGAAATGCAGGGGCAAATGGTGGAATCTTTGGTGATTTATATGTGTATGTTACTATTGAAAAACATGATATTTTTGAAAGAATCAGCGAATATGATATTCATTGCGAAGTGCCTTTAAAAATGACAACAGCTATTTTAGGTGGTGAAGTAGAAGTACCTACGCTTAGTGGCAAGAAAAAAATAGTAATTCCAGAAGGAACTCAAAATGGAAAAATATTCAGATTGAGAAATGAAGGAATTAAGTACAATCGAAGTGAAAACAGAGGAGATGAAATTGTAGAAATAAAAGTAGAAATTCCGACAAATCTTACTGAAAAGCAAAAAGAAATTTTAAAGGAATTTGACGGAGCATTGGATAACAGGAAAAATTATAAAAAAGCACATTCTTTTAAAGATAAGATAAAAAGATTTTTTAGTAAATTTGAAAATTGA